The following DNA comes from Noviherbaspirillum sp. L7-7A.
TGCCCTGGATCGCATTCGGCGCCGCCTTGCCGATACGCTGCGAGTGCATCAGCGCATTGCCGGCGATCTGCGACTGCAGCGAGTTGACGCTGGATGTCGACGCATTGAGCCAGACCGCGCCGGAGCCCAGCAGCAGCGAGCCGCCCAGCAGGCCAAGCAGGATGCGCATCTGGTATTGCAATGGAAAGCGCCGGAACATGGACGCGGAAAACCTGGCGTCAGCAGCAGCTTCGGAAGCAGCGGGACCGGCGGCGTCGCCGGCCTTGCCTTTTCCCCTGGCCTTGCGGCCGGCGCCGGAGGAAGGCGCTGCGGCTTGCGCGGAAGCCGCATTGGCCAGCGCCGGCTCGAGTTCGGGCACGACGCGCTGTTTCTTGAGCTTGTTGAGGAAATCCAGATTGAACGCCATGCATAGTCTCCTGATGCCGATTACGGTAATTCCAGGCGCGACCGCCTGGCGGTCATGAACCTACATGCAAAAATCGGGAGTCCCGCGTGATCAGGGAAAGATCCAGCTCAGTCCATTCCTGCGCCTCCTGGTCCACATGCTGCCGGCCCAGCCATGACGCATTATCGGCAGCCGCGGCCGGATTCTTTAACGCCATGTCGTCGCTGCTGCGCAGGCCGAGCACGCGCGACACCAGCAGCCCGCAGTTGAAACCAAGCAACGGCGCGAAGGCCACGATACGGCTTTCCTTGGTGATGGCAGTGGCTTCCTCGCCCTGGAAACGGGCAAGATCGATCACGCCGATCAGGTTGCCGCGGACGTTGACGAGGCCGCGGTACCAGTCCTGCGTGAGAGGCACCGGCGTGATGCCGGCGATAGTCATGATTTCGCCGGCCTGCTTCAGGTCGAGCAGAAGACGGCTTGTGCCGATCATCACGCCAAGCTGGTTGCGATGGAGTTCGGCGCCGCTGCGCGCGGCCTGCATGCGATCGACCAGATGCGTCTGGTAGTCGCGCAGCCGCGCCCGCCGGCCGGCGCGGTCGGACGTGTTCTGCGTCGTCGAGGAAGCGTTCTGCTGCGCGGGCTGGAGGCTGGCCATGGCTTAGCCAAGCGCCGCTATTTTTGCCAGCAATTCCTGGGGATCGACTGGCTTGACGATGTAGTCGCGGGCGCCCTGGCGCAGGCCCCAGATGCGATCGGTTTCCTGGCCCTTGCTGGTGCACATGATGATGGGCACATCCTGGGTTTCAGGATTGCGGCTGATGGCGCGGGTGACCTGAAAGCCGTTCTGGCCCGGCATCACCACGTCCATGAGAATCAGTTGCGGCCGGTCGGCCTTGACCTTCAGCAGCGCTTCCTCGCCGTTTTCGGCGGTGGAGACGGAGAAGCCGTGCTTGATCAGGATGTCAGACAGAAAGTAACGCTCTGTCGGCGAATCATCGACTACCAGAATTTTTTGTATGGCCATCGCATTAACCTTGGAATGAGTGCACTACCGGGAGACCGCGGCTGCCGTGTATTCGCGCACCGTGCGCAGCAGGCTGTCTTTGGTGAACGGCTTGGTGAGATAGGCGTTTGAACCGACCATGGCGCCGCGCGCACGGTCGAACAGGCCGTCCTTGGAGGACAGCATGACGACGGGCGTTGAATGGAACCGCGCGCTTTTCCTGATCAGCGAGCAGGTCTGATAGCCGTCCAGACGTGGCATCAGAATGTCGCAGAAGATCAGCGCCGGATTGTGGTCATTCATTTTCGCCAGCGCGTCGAAACCGTCTTCCGCCAGAACGGTCTGGTACCCGGCCTGCCCCAGGAAAATCTCTGCCGACCGTCGGATCGTGCTGCTGTCGTCGATCACCATGATTTTCAGGGCGACGTTTTCAGTAGGTGTTGTCATGGCGCCATCCTGTTGAAGCTTCGTAATATACGGCGCATTCATGACTAAAAGCAAGATCGTTAAATCGGCATTACGGGGCCATCATTCCCTGACGTGGTATTTATGCGAATGCTTGGGAAATTGCTATTGGCAATCGCACGAATGCGCGAAATGCCAATGTCAAATTGTTAAACCGCGACCATTTCAAAGTCTTCCTTGCGCGCGCCGCATTCCGGGCAGGTCCAGTTCATCGGCACCTGGTCCCAGCGGGTGCCGGCGGCGATGCCCTCTTCCGGCAGGCCTTCGGCCTCGTCGTAGATCCAGCCACAGATCAGGCACATCCAGGTTTTGTAGTCGGTTGCGGCTGTTGTGTCATTGCTCACGGTGTACTGCCCTTCAAGTAAAATGCAAAGTCGGATATCTTAATCTAGTCCCTGTGCAAAACCAAACTTCTCCGCTCGTGATGAGCTTCAATGTCGCCGATCCGGTCGGCGCGACCGGCATACAGGCCGACCTGGCTTCGTTCGCCGCGATGGGCTGCCATGGCCTTTCCGTCGTGACCGCGCTTGCCGTGGGCGATACCGCCCGCGTCGAGGATGCGCAGACCATCGAGGCCGACTGGGTGTCGGACCAGGCCCGGGTCATGCTGGAGGACATGCCGGTGTCGGCCTTCAAGGTCGGCTACCTGGGCGGCATCGAGAATGTCTCGGTGATTGCCGAGATCGTTTCCGACTATCCCGACATTGCGCTGGTGCTGGACCCCTTCTCCAGCCGCATGCCCGACCTCGGCAGCGACGGCGAGGACCTGCTGGTGGCCGTGCGCGAACTGCTGGTGCCGCAGACCACCCTGCTGCTGCTGTCGGCGGTGGAACTGTCGCGGCTGGCCGAAACCTGGCGCGAGCCCAGCAGCCGCGACATGCTGGCCGACGATGCGATGCACCTGGTCGACATGGGCTGCGAATACGTGTTCGTGACCAATGCGCCGGATGACGTGCAGAAGGTGGCCAACAGCCTGTTCAACGAGTCCGGCCGGGTGCGGCACGACAGCTGGGCGCGCCAGCCCGGCGCCTTCAGCGGCGCCGGCAGCACGCTGTCGGCCACCATCGCGGCGATGCTGGCCAATGGCCTGGATGTGCCGGAAGCCGTGCTGGAAGCGCAGGAATTCATCGTAGCTGCCCTCGCCCATGCCGGCCGGATGGGCATGGGCAAGCTGATACCGGACCGCCTGTTCTGGGCCCGCGACACCGACGAAATGGCCTGACCGCGCCCCTGCCCGCCGCCGCGCAAGCTCCGGGCAAGCTCCGCGCCAACCTTGATAAAGCGATTACCATGACCTCGAATAACGACATCCTGTTTGAACGCGCCCAGCGCACCACGCCAGGCGGCGTCAATTCCCCGGTGCGCGCCTTCCGTTCCGTGGGCGGAACGCCGCGCTTCATCACCCGCGCCGCCGGCCCCTATTTCTGGGATGCCGACGACCGCCGCTACATCGACTACATCGGCTCCTGGGGGCCGGCCATCGTCGGCCATGCCCATCCGACCGTGATCAAGGCGGTGCAGGAAGCCGCCGAGCGCGGCCTGTCCTTCGGCGCGCCGACCGAGGGCGAGGTGCTGATGGCCGAGGAAATCTGCCGACTGGTGCCTTCGCTGGAGCAGGTGCGGCTGGTGTCCTCGGGCACCGAGGCGGCCATGAGCGCGCTGCGCCTGGCGCGCGGCGCCACCGGTCGCGACCTGGTGGTGAAGTTCGAGGGCTGTTACCACGGCCATGCCGATTCTCTGCTGGTCAAGGCCGGCAGCGGCCTGCTGACCTTCGGCAATCCGACCTCGTCGGGCGTGCCGGAAGACTTCGCCCGCCACACCATGGTGCTGGACTTCAATGACCCGCAGCAGCTGGAAGACACCTTTGCCAGGGTCGGCGACCGCATTGCCTGCGTGATCGTCGAGCCGGTGGCGGGCAACATGAACCTGCTGCCGGCCACGCCGGAATTCCTGCAGACCATGCGCCGCCTCTGCAGCAGGCACGGCGCGCTGCTGCTGTTCGACGAGGTGATGTCGGGCTTCCGGGTGGCGCTGGGTGGCGCGCAGTCGATCTACAACATCACGCCCGACATGACGGTGCTGGGCAAGGTCATCGGCGGCGGCCTGCCGGTGGCAGCCTTCGGCGGACGCGCCGACCTCATGAAGCACCTGGCGCCGCTGGGCGGCGTGTACCAGGCCGGCACCCTGTCGGGCAATCCGGTGGCGGTGGCGGCCGGCATGACGACGCTGAAGCTGATCCAGGCGCCCGGCTTCTACGAGGCATTGTCGACCCAGACCGCACGCCTGGTGGCAGGCATGACGGAAGCGGCGCGGGCGGCCGGCGTGCCGTTCTGCGGCGACTCGGTGGGCGGCATGTTCGGCATCTATTTCGCCCAGGCGGTGCCGCGCTCCTATGCCGAGATGATGAAGTGCGACAAGAGCGCCTTCAATGCCTTCTTCCATGCGATGCTGGACGCCGGCGTCTACCTGGCGCCATCGGCGTTCGAGGCCGGCTTCCTCTCCGCGCAGCATGACGATGCGGTGGTGGATGCCACCGTGGAAGCGGCCCGCACCGCCTTTGCCGCCATCGCCTGACGCGGCGCGGCTTTGCTTGCCGTCATGCCGCCCTTGCCATGGCGCTGCAGGCGGCATGGCGGCGGCGCAGAATGAGTCCATCTGCATGAGGGAGTCCGATATGTATCTTCCTGGCCAAATGGCGCGGCGGCTTCTGCCGTGGCTCGCAATCCTGCTTGCGCTGATGCTTGCCGGCTGCGCCGGCACCATCGTGCGCAGCGAGGTTACGGCGTTTCATGAATGGCCTACTGACACGGGCGAGAAAAGCTACACCTTCCGGCGCGACACTGCACAGGCCAACGACCTGGAATACCGCAATTATGAAAACCTGGTGCGCGCCGAACTGCAGCGCCTGGGCTTTGCCGAGTCGGAACGCGGACGCCTGAACGTCAGCCTCGATTACCACGTCGATGCACGCGACATGCGGGTGGTCGAGCCGGTGGTGGTCGACCCCTGGTATGGACCGGGCTTCTTTGGCCGGTATCGCTATCCCTACGGCTTTTACAGCCCGTTCGCCGATCCGTTCTGGTTTGGCCCGCCGGTGGTGCAGCCGGTGGAGCGGCGCTTCGTCGTCTACAGCCGGCAGCTGAAGATCACGATCGGCCGCGCCGCCGATGGCCGCAACCTGTATCAGGCGACGGTCAACAGCCAGGGCCAGACGCCATCGCTGGCAACCGTCATGCCCGCCATGGTGAAGAGCGCCTTCGCCGACTTTCCCGGACCCAGCGGCGTGCCGCGTGTGCTGGAGCTCAAGGTCGAGCCCGCCAACTGAGCCGGGCCATCGCTGCCCTCAGGCCGCTTCCTTGGCCGGGTGCGCCTGCCGGTGGTACAGGAATTCCAGCACCGCGGTGCGGTACTGCGAATAACGCGCATCCTGCGCCAGCGCCACCCGCTCCCTTGGCCGCTCCAGTTCCACCGGCAGGATTTCGCCGATGGTGGCCGCCGGGCCATTGGTCATCATCACGATGCGGTCCGACAGCAGCACCGCCTCGTCGACATCATGGGTGACCATCACCACGGTGGAACTGGTGCGGGCGACGATCTTCAGCAGCTCGTCCTGCAGGTGGGCGCGGGTCAGCGCATCGAGCGCGCCGAAGGGCTCGTCCATCAGCAGCACCTTGGGCTCCATCGACAGCGCGCGCGCAATGCCGACGCGCTGCTTCATGCCGCCGGAGATTTCATTGGGACGCTTCTGGGCCGCATGGGCCAGGCCCACCATCGCCAGCGCGGCATTGGTGCGCTCCTTCAGCTGCGCGCGGCTCTCGCTGGCGCCGAATACCCGTTCCACCGCCAGGTAGACGTTTTCGAAGCAGGTCAGCCAGGGCAGCAGCGAATGGTTCTGGAACACCACCGCCCGTTCCGGCGCCGGGCCGGCGATCTCGCGGTTGGCGCACAGCAGCGCGCCGCCGCTGGCCTTGAGCAGGCCGGCGATCAGGTTCAGCAACGTGGACTTGCCGCAGCCCGAGTGCCCGATCAGGGTAATGAATTCGCCCTTGGCCACGGTCAGGTTGATGTCGCGCAGCGCCTGGAACACGCCGTTGCGGGTGTTGAAGGACATGTGCGCGTCCTGGATCTCAATGAATTTCCGGTTGTCCATGATCCTGTCCTCAGTTCTTGACATCTTCGTAGGTGAATGCGCGGGCCAGCATGACCAGCGCCTGCTCCAGCACCAGGCCGACCAGGCCGATGGCGAAGATGGCGATGATGATGTGCGGCACATTGAGGTTGTTCCATTCGTCCCACACCCAGAAGCCGATGCCGACGCCGCCGGTCAGCATTTCCGCCGCCACGATGACCAGCCAGGCGGTGCCGATGGACAGGCGAACGCCGGTCAGCATGTAGGGCAGCACCGACGGGAACAGGATCCGGGTCAGGATCTTCCATTCCGACAGGTTCAGCACCCGCGCCACGTTCATGTAGTCCTGCGGCACCCGCTGCACGCCGACCGCGGTGTTGATGATCATGGGCCAGATCGAGCAGATGAAGATGGCCCAGATCGATGCCGGGTTGGCGGCCTTGAATACCAAAAGGCCAATCGGCAGCCAGGCCAGCGGCGACACTGGCTTGAGTATCGAGATGATGGGGTTGAACATCGCGGCCAGGATGCGGAAGCGGCCGATCAGAAAGCCTGCCGGGATGCCGACCGCGGCCGCCAGGCCAAAGCCTACCGCCACCCGCTGCAGCGAGGCCAGCAGGTTCCAGCCTATGCCCTGGTCATTCGGGCTCTTGCTGTAGAACGGGTCGGAAAAGATCTTGACCGCTTCGTCCAGCGTTGCCAGCGGCGACGGAATGCCGCTGCTGCTGACCGAGACGATCTGCCAGATCAGCACCAGGAAGGCGATGCCCAGCACCGGCGGCAGCACCACGCCGGCCAGCGTGCGCAGGCGCAGCCGCCAGGGCGTGCCGGCAGGCCTGGCGCGGGCTGCAGGCTTTTGCGCCGGGGCGGCCGGGACGGACACCACGGCCTGGCCGGCCGGGTTGGCGGCGCCGGGCGTGGCATGGGGATCGAGGGGGTTGAGAGGGTCGAGGGATTTCATCACAGCGCTCATGGCATTTCCTGTTCTGGCTGGCGGTCGATCAGACCTTGATGTTGAAGGAGGCCGCATAGGCCTGCGGATTCTTGCCGTCCCATACCGCGCCATCCATCAGCTTGCTGCTGCGCATGGCGTCCTTGGGCACGCTGACCTTGGCCATGCCGGCGGCGTCCTTGTAGAGGTCGATCTGGTTGATCTGTTTGGCCACGGCCAGGTAGTCGACGTCGTTCTTCAGCAAGCCCCAGCGCTTGTGCTGGGTCAGGAACCACATGCCGTCGGACAGGTAGGGGAAGTTCACCGCGCCGTCGTTGAAGAACTTCATGTAGTTCGGGTCGTCCCAGGTCTTGCCCAGGCCGTTCTGGTAGCGGCCGAGGATGCGCTGGTTGATCACGTCCACCGAGGTGTTCACATAGGACTTGTCGGCGATGGTTTCCGCCATCTTGTTCTTGTTCGACAGCGACGCATCGATCCACTTGCTGGCTTCCAGCACCGCGGCCGTGAGCGCGCGCGCCGTGTTGGGGTATTTCTTCACCCACTCGGCGCTGGTGCCCAGCACCTTCTCGGGATGGTCGCGCCAGATGTCCTGGGTAGTGATGGCGGTGATGCCGATGCCGTCGGCGATGGCGCGGTGGCCCCAGGGCTCGCCGACGCAGTAGCCGTCCATGTTGCCGACCCGCATATTGGCCACCATTTGCGGCGGCGGCACCGTGATGATCTTGGCATCCTTCATCGGGTCGATGCCGTTGGCCGCCAGCCAGTAGTACAGCCACATCGCATGGGTGCCGGTCGGGAAGGTCTGGGCGAAGGTGTATTCGCGCTTCTCGGCCTTCATCAGCTTGGCCAGCGATGGGCCGTCGACCGCGCCCTTGTCGACCAGCTTCTTCGACAGCGTGATTGCCTGGCCATTGTTATTCAGGGTCATCAGCACCGCCATGTCCTTCTTCGGGCCCGATACGCCCAGGTGCACGCCATAGATCAGGCCATACAGCACATGGGCGGCGTCGAGCTCGCCATTGACCAGCTTGTCGCGCACGCCCGGCCAGGAAGCCTCCTTGGAGGGCGTGATCCTGATGCCGTATTTCCTGTCGATGCCCAGCACCGATGCCATCACCACCGAGGCGCAGTCAGTCAGCGGAATGAAGCCGACCTTGACCTCTTCCTTTTCCGGCTTGTCCGAGCCGGCGGCCCAGGCGCCGCGGGTGGATAAGGCGCTGAAGGCGCCGGCGAGGCCGGCCGCGGCGCCCGCCTTGAGCATGCCGCGGCGGGTCAATGATGATTTGTCTGCTTTCGCTGTCATGGCTTCCTTGCGTCGAGAAATGGGAGCAAAGCCCACAAGATCGCGGCCACCATTGGCCGCAACCCACTACCGTGTTGCGCGCCTTCCTTGGCGCTCACTGCCTTACAGCAAGGGGTATGCCAGCACGGGCGGAAATCGGTTTGCTTCACCGCGAGGCATGATTTGCCCTGCGCCTGTGCGACGCACCAGGAGAGCGCGGGGTTTTAAGGGGGAAACGGCGGAGTGCGGCGGGAAACGTGCAGGCCATGCCCGGAACATGGCCCGACTGTGGTGCGCATCAAATGAGCAGGTCGGCCACGTCGATCATGCGCTGCGCCACATCGGACAGCTTCAGGTTCTTGTCCATGGCCAGGCGGCGCAGCTTGCGGTAGGCGTCGTCCTCGCTGCAGCGGTGGCGCTCCATCAGCAGGCCCTTGGCGCGCTCGATTACCTTGCGCTCGGCCAGCTTCATGCGGGTTTCGGAGAGCTCGTCGCGCAGCTTCCGGTCCACCTCGAAACGCGCCACGGCCACGTCCAGCACGGCCTTGACCCAGTCCGCCGACAGGCCGGCGGCGACATAGGCCGATACGCCCGCCTCCAGCGCCGCATGCATGCGGTCGCGGTCGCCGTCCTCGGAAAAGCAGATGATGGGCCGCGGCGCATTGGTGGTGGCCGACACCACTTCCTTCAGGGCGGCGTCGGACTGGGCGTCGACGATGATCACGTCCGGCTGCAGGTGCGCGATCTGCTCCTGCAGCCTGGCATCCGGCGGCAGCGCGGCCAGGATGTTGTAGCCGGCTTCGAGCAGGCTGATGCGCAGGGTGCGGGCGCGCTCGGCCCGCTCGATGGCGGCGGCATCCGCGCCGTCGGTGGGAACCAGGGAATTGACAACGACAATACGCAGCAGTTTCGAATCGGTCATGGAGGTCATGGGTGTGATAAGCGCAGGGGCGCTTTCCTTTACAATACCGCTTTGCAAAAAGCTTGCCACCCTCTTCCGGTCCTTCTGAATGATAGTCCTCGGCGTCGAATCCTCCTGCGATGAAACCGGCCTGGCCCTGTATGACACGCAGCGCGGCCTGCTGTCCCATGCCCTGCATTCCCAGGTAGCCATGCATGAACAATATGGCGGCGTGGTGCCGGAACTGGCGTCGCGCGACCATATCCGGCGCGCGCTGCCGCTGCTGGAGCAGGTGCTGGCCGATGGCGGCGCCGACCGCCACGCGATCGATGCCATCGCCTACACCCAGGGCCCCGGCCTGGCCGGCGCGCTGCTGGTCGGCGCCTCCGTCGCCTGCGGCCTCGGCCTGGCGCTGGACAAGCCGGTGCTGGGCGTGCATCACCTGGAAGGCCATCTGCTGTCGCCGCTCCTGGCCAGCGAGCCGCCGGAATTTCCCTTCGTGGCGCTGCTGGTATCGGGCGGCCACACCCAGCTGATGCGGGTCGATGGCGTGGGCCGCTACATGCTCTTGGGCGAGACGGTGGACGATGCGGCTGGCGAAGCTTTCGACAAGTCGGCCAAGCTGCTGGGCCTGGGCTATCCGGGCGGTCCGGCGATTTCGCGGCTGGCGGAATTCGGCGATCCGGGCGTCTACACTTTGCCGCGGCCGATGCTGCATTCGAAGAATCTCAACTTCAGCTTTTCCGGGCTCAAGACCGCGGTGCTGACGCTGGTGAAGAACAACATCACCAATATCTGCGAGCAGGACAAGGCCAACGTGGCGCGGGCCTTCGTGGATGCGATCGTGGAAGTGCTGGTGGCGAAATGCCTGGCCGCGCTGAAGCAGACCGGGCTGAAGCGGCTGGTGATTGCCGGCGGCGTCGGCGCCAACCGCCAGCTGCGGGAAGCGCTGAATGCGGCTGCTGCCAGGAAGCGCTTCCGGGTGTTTTATCCGGAACTGGAGTTCTGCACCGACAATGGCGCAATGATCGCCTTTGCCGGCGCGATGCGGCTGCAATTGCAGCCGGAAGCGGCGCAGAAGGACTATGCCTTCAATGTGCGGCCGCGCTGGCCGCTGGATGAACTGCGTATTTGAGAGTAGCGCGGGCGTCGTCTGCCGGAACCTGTGACGGACCGCGATCCTGAACAGGTTCTAAAAACAGCCGCTACGACTTCTTGCTGCCGATGCGGCTTTCCTTGCCGCTGATCAGGTTGGCGATATTCTTGCCATGCCGGTAGACCAGCAGCACGCTCATCGCCACCACCGCCAGCAATTGCACATCGACGCCGAACAGCAGCACATAGAAGAATGGCGCAAACAGGCTGGATACCAGCGCCGCCAGCGATGAATAGCGGAAGGCATAGGCGATGATCAGCCAGGTGGCCAGCGTTCCCAGCCCCAGCCAGACATTCAGTCCCAGCAGCACGCCCAGCGCAGTAGCCACCCCCTTGCCGCCGACAAAGCGGAAGAACACCGGCCACAGGTGGCCGAGAAAGACCGCGATCGCCACCAGCGCAATGCCGCCCTCCTCCACGCCGAACTGCGGCCCCAGGCGGATGGCCAGCCAGACCGCGAACCAGCCCTTTGCGCAATCGCCGATCAGCGTGGCGATGGCCGCTTTTTTGTTGCCGCTGCGCAGCACATTGGTCGCGCCTGGATTTTTCGAGCCGTAGGTGCGCGGATCGGCGATGCCGAACAGCCGGCTGCATACTACGGCAAAGGAAATGGAGCCGATCAGATAGGCGGCAACGGCGAACAGAACGGTATGCATAGACTCCCTGGGTCTTGTTGATGATATCGGCGCCGGCTATTGTCCGGCCAGCGCGCATGATACAGCGGTCACCGGGAGTATCGTAGGGAGAACGGCCGGATCGAGACCGACCAGGTAGCCGCGCCGGCCGCCATTGATATAGATCCGCTCCAGCCCGAGGATGCCTTGTTCGACATACACAGGCATGGTCTTGCGGGTGCCGAACGGCGAGGTGCCGCCCACCTGGTAGCCGGAATGGCGCTGCGCCACCTCGGGCGCGCAGGGTTCGACCGACTTGCAGCCGATCTGGCGCGCCAGGTTCTTGGTCGATACCTTGCAGTCGCCATGCATCAGCACGATCAGCGGCTTGCCGGCCTCGTCCTGCATCACCAGGGTCTTGACCACCTGATGTTCATTCACGCCCAGCTCGCGCGCCGACACGGTGGTGCCGCCATGTTCCTCGTATTGATAGGGGTGTTCCGAAAAGACAATGCGCTGGCGCCGCAGATACTGGGTGGCCGGGGTCTCGGAGATATGCTCTTTCCTGCTCATGCGTGATACGCTCATTCGAAATTTTGGTGAGGTATTATGCAACAGGAAATTCGCCTGGCGACCTTCAACGTCCTGAACCTCGCCCGCCCCGGCTTGCGCTTCTACGACGGCATCGAACCCTATACCCAAGAGCAGTACGACGCCAAGGTCAGCTGGCTGGCACACCAGTTCGACCGGCTCGACGCCGATGTCATTGCCCTGCAGGAAGTATTTTCTCAGGAGGCGGTCAGGGACGTCATGGCCCGCAGCGAACGCTACCGCGACGCCCTCCATATCGGCTTCGCGCCCGAGCCGGGCAAGCTCACGCCCAGCGTGGCGCTGGTCACGCGGCTGCCGCTGGCGGGCGAGCCCGCCAAGCACCTGGACCTGCCGCGCGGCCTGACGGTGCCGCTGCTGGACCTGAAGGAAGCCATGACCCGCTTCACCCGGCCGGTACTGCAGGTGCCGGTGCTGCTGGCGCCGGGACTGGCGCTGACGATCTTTGTCGTACACCTGAAATCCAAACGGCCTGACTATCGAACCGATGACAATGAAACCGATCCCGCCAGCGTTGGCGCGGCGGTGTTGCGGTCCATGGTGCGGCGCGGCGCCGAGGCGCTGGGCCTGCGCTATCTGCTGACCGATTTCGCGGCCGGCCGGCGGTTGCCGATGATGGTGATGGGTGACTTCAATGATGTAGCCGACGCGGTGCCGACCCAGATGGTGCTGGGCGGCGGCCGTGGCCCGAATGGCCATGATGAACGGATGTTCGAGTGCTACCGGCTGCAATCAAGGCGCGATCCGCTGCGGGATGTGGGCTACACCCATGTGCATGACGGCAACTTCGAGACCATCGACCACGTGCTGGTCTCGGAAGAATTCCATCCGGCATCAAAGCATGCGCTGGGCGAGGTGCTCGACGTAGCCTATCTGAATGACCATGTCATCTTCCGCGCCCCGGAAACCTCCGATCACGGCGCGGTTCTGGTCAGGCTGCGCCTGTTCCAGCGCTGACCGGCTCAGGGCGCTTCGGTCTGGGAGTCGTGCTCCACCGGCTCGGGCAGCGCTTCCGTGCCGCTGGCCTGGGTGTCGCCGCTCCTGCCATCCTCTGTGCTTTCGCCGGTATCGCTGCCGCGCTCCTGCTTGCGTTTCAGTTTTTCTTCCTTCTTGCGCTTCTTTTCAAGCTCTTTCTGCCGCTTCTCGTACTGAAAATTGGTTTTCGCCACGACGTTCTCTCCGATGAAGGACTGCTGGGTGGGCCGTCCCGGCATCGTAGCATGCCGAACTTTTATTCGATAATCGCTCCGCGCTCGATCAGGAGATCGCGCAATACAGTCCGGTGGCAGCGGGCCGGGTCTGCGCAGTAGCAGCCCAGGGACAATCCGGTCTGGTGCGACAGCCCCGCCAGCAGGTCGAGCAGGCGGGCGGCATCGGGCTTGTTCATCTGGGCGACGAACTTCTTGCGGCAGCGCGCCAGAGTGGCGTCATCCTCCGCCTGCAGCCAGGTTTTCACCAGTTCCGGCGCGGGCGAGAGCAGCGGCAGCCAGACATCGTAGAAGTCGCGCCGGGCGAAATCGGCCCTGGGCACGCCGCGTGGCGGACGCCGAACGGTGCCCAGCCGCAATCCCTCCCCTTCGACGCGCGGGCTGCCGAGACGGACGATGCGAATGGCCATGGCTAACGTGTGCCGAGCAAGCAGTCAGCCGCGGGGATGATGCTGCGCATGCAGCAGCTTCAGGCGCTCGCGGGCGACGTGGGTATAGATCTGGGTGGTGGAGATATCGGCATGGCCCAGCAGCAACTGCACCACCCGCAGGTCGGCGCCATGGTTCAGCAGATGGGTGGCGAAGGCATGGCGCAGGGTATGCGGCGACAGCGGCGCATTGATGCCGGCCTTCAACGCATGCTTCTTGATCAGTATCCAGAACATCTGCCGGGTCATTGGGCCGCCGCGGGCGGTAACGAACAGGGCGTCATCGGTCTGCCCGTTCAGGATGGCGCCGCGCCCTTCCTTCAGGTAACGCTCTATCCAGCCGCGGGCCTCGTCGCCAAATGGCACCAGCCGGGTCTTGTCGCCCTTGCCGGTGATGCGCAGCACGCCCTCGTTCATGCCCACTTCCATCGATTTGAGCAGCACCAGTTCCGACACCCGCAAACCGCTGGCATACATCAGTTCCAGCATGGTGCGGTCGCGCAGGCCAAGCGGCGTGCCGGTATCGGGCGCGGCCAGCAGGGCCTCGACCTGGGCTTCCGACAGCGTCTTCGGAAAACGCTGCGGCTGGCGCGCCGAA
Coding sequences within:
- a CDS encoding chemotaxis protein CheW, producing the protein MASLQPAQQNASSTTQNTSDRAGRRARLRDYQTHLVDRMQAARSGAELHRNQLGVMIGTSRLLLDLKQAGEIMTIAGITPVPLTQDWYRGLVNVRGNLIGVIDLARFQGEEATAITKESRIVAFAPLLGFNCGLLVSRVLGLRSSDDMALKNPAAAADNASWLGRQHVDQEAQEWTELDLSLITRDSRFLHVGS
- a CDS encoding response regulator yields the protein MAIQKILVVDDSPTERYFLSDILIKHGFSVSTAENGEEALLKVKADRPQLILMDVVMPGQNGFQVTRAISRNPETQDVPIIMCTSKGQETDRIWGLRQGARDYIVKPVDPQELLAKIAALG
- a CDS encoding response regulator — protein: MTTPTENVALKIMVIDDSSTIRRSAEIFLGQAGYQTVLAEDGFDALAKMNDHNPALIFCDILMPRLDGYQTCSLIRKSARFHSTPVVMLSSKDGLFDRARGAMVGSNAYLTKPFTKDSLLRTVREYTAAAVSR
- a CDS encoding rubredoxin, whose product is MCLICGWIYDEAEGLPEEGIAAGTRWDQVPMNWTCPECGARKEDFEMVAV
- a CDS encoding hydroxymethylpyrimidine/phosphomethylpyrimidine kinase, which codes for MQNQTSPLVMSFNVADPVGATGIQADLASFAAMGCHGLSVVTALAVGDTARVEDAQTIEADWVSDQARVMLEDMPVSAFKVGYLGGIENVSVIAEIVSDYPDIALVLDPFSSRMPDLGSDGEDLLVAVRELLVPQTTLLLLSAVELSRLAETWREPSSRDMLADDAMHLVDMGCEYVFVTNAPDDVQKVANSLFNESGRVRHDSWARQPGAFSGAGSTLSATIAAMLANGLDVPEAVLEAQEFIVAALAHAGRMGMGKLIPDRLFWARDTDEMA
- the hemL gene encoding glutamate-1-semialdehyde 2,1-aminomutase gives rise to the protein MTSNNDILFERAQRTTPGGVNSPVRAFRSVGGTPRFITRAAGPYFWDADDRRYIDYIGSWGPAIVGHAHPTVIKAVQEAAERGLSFGAPTEGEVLMAEEICRLVPSLEQVRLVSSGTEAAMSALRLARGATGRDLVVKFEGCYHGHADSLLVKAGSGLLTFGNPTSSGVPEDFARHTMVLDFNDPQQLEDTFARVGDRIACVIVEPVAGNMNLLPATPEFLQTMRRLCSRHGALLLFDEVMSGFRVALGGAQSIYNITPDMTVLGKVIGGGLPVAAFGGRADLMKHLAPLGGVYQAGTLSGNPVAVAAGMTTLKLIQAPGFYEALSTQTARLVAGMTEAARAAGVPFCGDSVGGMFGIYFAQAVPRSYAEMMKCDKSAFNAFFHAMLDAGVYLAPSAFEAGFLSAQHDDAVVDATVEAARTAFAAIA
- a CDS encoding DUF4136 domain-containing protein is translated as MYLPGQMARRLLPWLAILLALMLAGCAGTIVRSEVTAFHEWPTDTGEKSYTFRRDTAQANDLEYRNYENLVRAELQRLGFAESERGRLNVSLDYHVDARDMRVVEPVVVDPWYGPGFFGRYRYPYGFYSPFADPFWFGPPVVQPVERRFVVYSRQLKITIGRAADGRNLYQATVNSQGQTPSLATVMPAMVKSAFADFPGPSGVPRVLELKVEPAN
- a CDS encoding ABC transporter ATP-binding protein, which gives rise to MDNRKFIEIQDAHMSFNTRNGVFQALRDINLTVAKGEFITLIGHSGCGKSTLLNLIAGLLKASGGALLCANREIAGPAPERAVVFQNHSLLPWLTCFENVYLAVERVFGASESRAQLKERTNAALAMVGLAHAAQKRPNEISGGMKQRVGIARALSMEPKVLLMDEPFGALDALTRAHLQDELLKIVARTSSTVVMVTHDVDEAVLLSDRIVMMTNGPAATIGEILPVELERPRERVALAQDARYSQYRTAVLEFLYHRQAHPAKEAA